One genomic region from Rubidibacter lacunae KORDI 51-2 encodes:
- the arsB gene encoding ACR3 family arsenite efflux transporter: MSVNTSETSSPVLKAGSRLNFFERYLTVWVVLCIFVGIGLGRLFPAVAIALDQISIYQVSIPIAICLFFMMYPIMVKIDFGQARQAAHAPKPVILTLVVNWLIKPFTMVAFAQFFIGWLFRPLLTGTELIRGTEVVIANSYIAGAILLGIAPCTAMVLMWGYLSYSNQGHTLVMVAINSLAMLFLYAPLGRWLLAANNLTVPWETIVLSVLIYVGLPLLAGVYSRHWILRNKGRDWFENQFLKRLGPVAVVALLTTLVLLFALKGEVIVRSPLHILLIAVPLFLQTNFIFLITYVAAQKLGLTYEDAAPAALIGASNHFEVAIATAVVLFGLNSGAALATVVGVLIEVPVMLMLVEVCKRTAAWFPRDPDRATLRDPRCAHPLQ; the protein is encoded by the coding sequence TTGAGTGTAAATACATCAGAAACGAGCTCGCCAGTCTTAAAGGCCGGCAGCCGTCTGAATTTCTTCGAGCGCTATCTCACGGTTTGGGTAGTGCTATGCATATTTGTCGGAATTGGTCTGGGGCGTTTGTTTCCAGCTGTAGCGATCGCGCTAGACCAAATCAGCATTTATCAAGTGTCGATTCCGATCGCGATCTGCTTGTTTTTCATGATGTATCCCATCATGGTTAAGATCGATTTCGGACAAGCAAGGCAAGCAGCGCACGCGCCCAAGCCTGTAATACTAACACTTGTTGTAAATTGGCTGATCAAGCCATTTACGATGGTTGCCTTTGCACAGTTTTTTATCGGATGGTTGTTTCGCCCGCTACTGACGGGCACGGAACTCATTCGCGGTACTGAAGTTGTAATTGCAAATTCGTACATCGCTGGGGCAATCTTGCTTGGAATTGCCCCCTGTACGGCAATGGTCTTGATGTGGGGATATTTGTCTTACAGCAATCAAGGACACACCTTGGTTATGGTTGCAATCAACTCCCTGGCAATGTTGTTTCTCTACGCACCGCTTGGACGCTGGTTGCTGGCAGCCAACAATTTGACCGTGCCGTGGGAGACAATTGTACTGTCGGTGCTGATTTACGTCGGTCTACCGCTGTTGGCAGGGGTCTATAGCCGTCATTGGATCCTCCGTAATAAAGGCCGGGACTGGTTTGAGAACCAATTTCTCAAGCGCCTGGGTCCGGTTGCTGTCGTTGCATTGCTGACTACGTTAGTGCTCTTGTTCGCATTGAAGGGTGAAGTGATTGTCCGCAGCCCCCTCCACATTTTGCTAATTGCAGTCCCTCTGTTTCTGCAAACCAATTTCATCTTCCTCATTACCTACGTTGCCGCTCAGAAGCTCGGCCTGACCTACGAAGATGCTGCCCCAGCGGCGTTGATTGGAGCGAGCAACCATTTCGAGGTTGCCATTGCAACGGCTGTCGTTCTTTTCGGGCTGAACTCAGGTGCAGCGTTAGCAACTGTTGTCGGCGTTTTGATCGAAGTGCCGGTAATGTTAATGCTTGTTGAAGTATGCAAGCGAACGGCAGCATGGTTCCCTCGCGATCCAGATCGCGCCACGTTGCGCGACCCGCGTTGCGCGCATCCTTTACAGTAG
- a CDS encoding FHA domain-containing protein produces the protein MITLTLLHPLQSVPVQTWTFEPQPLIRIGRSRRNEVTLFSAVVSRHHVELRRKGLEWELVNVGSNGTFTQGKRVSRAPVINGMIVRLASSGPQIQIWTKPQENPGRKRTLVGSGRRTTHVGGAEDRPARTLRERRRSISREELQRAKETQVEDPS, from the coding sequence ATGATCACTTTGACCTTGTTGCACCCGCTTCAGTCCGTACCGGTCCAGACGTGGACGTTCGAGCCTCAACCCCTGATTCGCATCGGACGGTCGCGGCGTAATGAGGTAACGCTCTTCAGCGCCGTGGTTTCACGCCATCATGTGGAGTTGCGCCGCAAGGGTTTGGAGTGGGAGCTGGTTAATGTTGGCTCAAATGGAACGTTTACTCAGGGCAAGCGCGTTAGCCGAGCACCAGTTATCAACGGTATGATCGTACGTTTAGCCAGCTCAGGTCCGCAAATTCAGATTTGGACGAAGCCTCAGGAGAATCCCGGACGCAAGCGAACGCTGGTGGGTTCGGGACGGCGAACAACTCACGTTGGCGGAGCCGAAGATCGGCCTGCAAGAACCCTTCGCGAACGGCGACGTTCAATTTCTCGAGAAGAACTTCAGCGCGCCAAGGAAACGCAAGTTGAAGACCCGAGCTGA
- a CDS encoding ArsR/SmtB family transcription factor: MILSHATAAHAAIDGYPEERAVERATDVATDKELAELCKALGHPARVQILRLLMGSPCICGDVVQVVGLAQSTVSEHLRVLKQVGLIRGEVDGPRVCYCVDPAAIERFRTVVTAFVSNPGLHRSRSCC, from the coding sequence GTGATTTTATCCCACGCAACTGCCGCACACGCTGCCATCGATGGTTATCCCGAGGAAAGAGCTGTCGAGCGCGCAACCGACGTTGCGACCGATAAGGAACTGGCTGAGCTATGTAAAGCGCTGGGACATCCAGCCCGGGTGCAAATTCTACGCTTGTTAATGGGAAGCCCTTGTATCTGTGGCGATGTCGTGCAGGTTGTCGGACTCGCCCAATCCACGGTGTCCGAGCACTTGCGGGTACTCAAGCAAGTCGGGCTCATTCGAGGTGAAGTCGACGGTCCGCGCGTCTGCTACTGTGTCGATCCCGCGGCGATCGAGCGGTTTCGGACGGTAGTGACTGCGTTTGTCAGCAATCCGGGCTTGCATCGCAGTCGCTCGTGTTGTTGA
- the psaK gene encoding photosystem I reaction center subunit PsaK, whose protein sequence is MLTAQLSILAAAVSHTAEWSSSVAIVMIACNLLAFAIGRFAIQQKGVGPELPGPKPALLEKFGVPELLAVTSFGHILGAGAILGLANAGIL, encoded by the coding sequence GTGTTAACTGCCCAACTATCGATCCTTGCTGCGGCCGTTTCTCATACAGCTGAGTGGAGTAGTTCGGTTGCCATCGTCATGATCGCTTGCAACCTTTTAGCCTTTGCTATTGGCCGGTTTGCTATCCAGCAAAAAGGCGTCGGACCGGAGTTACCGGGACCTAAGCCCGCCCTCCTCGAGAAGTTCGGCGTGCCCGAGCTGCTTGCTGTTACCAGCTTCGGCCATATTCTTGGCGCTGGCGCGATCCTCGGTTTGGCTAACGCGGGTATTCTCTAG
- a CDS encoding TlyA family RNA methyltransferase, with amino-acid sequence MKQRLDVLLVERGLCASRQQAQRAIRAGEVRVDRALVDKPGTEVAVAAAIELHQKPPYVSRGGEKLAKALNTFAISPDDRVCLDGGISTGGFTDCLLQAGARRVYGIDVGYGQVAWSLRQDPRVVLKERTNLRNLQPKSLYCNGDPRPDLGVADLSFISLTKVLSPIWALLVPPRELLALVKPQFEVGKDRIGKKGVVRDLGDRAQAIWQVLEAARACGWHGSGLTHSPLTGPAGNIEFLLHLKTTDPEQLGNFDTLRTVVLEAEMDLRR; translated from the coding sequence CGTCAGCAGGCACAGCGGGCGATCCGGGCAGGCGAGGTACGGGTAGATCGCGCTCTAGTCGATAAGCCCGGCACGGAAGTGGCGGTAGCAGCAGCAATCGAACTCCACCAGAAACCGCCTTATGTCTCGCGCGGTGGAGAGAAGCTGGCGAAGGCCCTCAATACTTTCGCGATCTCGCCCGACGATCGTGTCTGTCTTGACGGCGGCATCTCTACAGGTGGCTTTACCGATTGCTTGCTTCAGGCAGGGGCCAGGCGAGTTTACGGCATTGATGTCGGTTACGGGCAAGTTGCCTGGAGCTTGCGACAGGATCCTCGCGTCGTTCTTAAGGAACGCACGAACTTGCGCAATCTCCAGCCCAAGTCACTTTATTGCAACGGCGACCCGCGTCCGGATCTGGGCGTCGCAGATTTGTCCTTCATCTCGCTGACCAAGGTCTTGTCGCCAATATGGGCACTGCTGGTGCCGCCTCGTGAATTACTGGCATTGGTTAAGCCGCAGTTTGAGGTAGGCAAAGACCGTATTGGCAAAAAAGGCGTTGTTCGCGATCTAGGCGATCGCGCCCAGGCAATTTGGCAGGTGCTTGAAGCAGCTCGCGCTTGCGGTTGGCACGGGAGCGGGCTGACTCATTCACCTCTCACCGGTCCGGCAGGCAATATTGAATTCTTGTTACACCTTAAAACAACAGACCCAGAGCAACTTGGGAACTTTGATACTTTGCGTACAGTGGTCCTAGAGGCCGAAATGGACTTGAGACGATAG
- a CDS encoding PstS family phosphate ABC transporter substrate-binding protein, translating into MNGRYADTSTFVSTIAAVLGAALALTACAPDEPERASIRIDGSSTVHPITQAVVDAFLVDDRISTAIAVNVSGTGGGFEQFCAGNTDISNASRPISVEEMDACREAGIAYIELPIAFDALTVVANVKNDWLDSITVRELKAIWEPAAKGTVKRWNQVSVEYPDRPLNLYAPGRDSGTFDYFTEAIVGTAGASRDDYLAAEDDEILVQGVSQDPNALGYFGMAYYEANSDGLKAIAIDNGSGPILPSPETVHAAQYRPLARPLFIYVNAESAQNNPSLREFVKFYMENASFVIPTVGYIALTDESYHINEVTFHNNEVGTVFGGRSQFDLTIPELQRRRAEF; encoded by the coding sequence ATGAACGGTCGTTATGCCGACACATCTACATTTGTTAGTACGATTGCTGCTGTTCTGGGGGCTGCACTTGCCTTAACTGCCTGCGCGCCCGACGAACCCGAGAGAGCAAGTATTCGCATTGACGGATCGAGCACCGTTCATCCTATTACCCAAGCTGTTGTCGATGCATTTCTAGTCGACGATCGAATCTCTACCGCGATCGCTGTCAATGTTTCCGGCACGGGAGGTGGGTTCGAGCAGTTTTGCGCTGGCAACACTGACATCAGCAACGCCTCGCGCCCAATTTCTGTGGAAGAAATGGATGCGTGCCGCGAAGCAGGTATTGCATACATCGAGCTGCCAATTGCTTTTGATGCGCTAACAGTGGTGGCTAACGTGAAAAACGATTGGCTCGACAGCATTACCGTACGAGAGTTGAAGGCGATTTGGGAACCCGCAGCCAAAGGGACGGTTAAACGCTGGAACCAAGTGAGCGTTGAGTATCCCGATCGCCCCCTAAACCTTTACGCACCGGGACGAGATTCTGGAACTTTCGACTACTTCACTGAGGCGATCGTTGGCACTGCGGGGGCAAGCCGAGATGACTACTTAGCGGCCGAAGATGATGAAATCCTCGTACAGGGCGTCAGTCAAGATCCAAATGCACTCGGCTACTTTGGCATGGCTTACTACGAAGCGAATTCGGACGGACTCAAAGCCATTGCGATCGACAACGGTAGCGGACCGATCTTGCCGTCCCCCGAAACGGTTCATGCAGCACAATATCGCCCCTTGGCCCGCCCGCTGTTTATCTACGTCAATGCCGAATCAGCTCAGAACAATCCCTCTCTAAGGGAATTCGTGAAGTTTTACATGGAAAATGCTTCCTTCGTTATCCCTACGGTGGGCTACATTGCCTTAACCGATGAGTCGTACCATATCAACGAAGTCACTTTTCACAACAACGAAGTAGGGACGGTCTTTGGGGGTCGGTCACAGTTCGATTTGACCATTCCCGAATTGCAACGAAGACGTGCAGAGTTTTAG
- the arsC gene encoding arsenate reductase, glutathione/glutaredoxin type has translation MQRVMFVCKKNSARSQMAEGFANALSDGEFGIASSGLEASQVRPEAIAAMKEVGIDISHQRSKALGDFQAEDFYAVISLCGCGVNLPPAWVTRPVFADWQLDDPAEQPEIFPRVRDEIRDRVTALLAELRSRATPT, from the coding sequence ATGCAGCGCGTGATGTTCGTGTGCAAGAAAAATTCGGCGCGATCGCAAATGGCAGAGGGATTTGCCAACGCGCTGTCCGACGGCGAGTTCGGGATCGCGAGCTCGGGATTGGAAGCCAGCCAAGTCCGCCCCGAGGCGATCGCGGCCATGAAAGAGGTGGGTATCGATATCAGCCACCAGCGTTCCAAAGCGCTTGGTGACTTTCAAGCTGAGGACTTCTATGCAGTTATTTCGTTGTGTGGCTGCGGAGTCAACTTACCGCCCGCCTGGGTGACGCGCCCGGTCTTCGCGGACTGGCAGCTAGACGATCCGGCCGAGCAGCCGGAGATTTTCCCGCGCGTTCGCGACGAAATTCGCGATCGCGTCACCGCCTTACTGGCCGAACTCCGCAGTCGAGCAACCCCAACCTGA
- a CDS encoding phosphoribosylanthranilate isomerase, with protein MRVKICGITQPEQGRAIADLGASDLGFICVPSSPRYVTVSQLAAIGTQLPAGVRRVGVFANSTADQISTTVRAAGLTAVQLHGRESPADCQHVRACLPDIELIKALRVRSPQTLEQAQTYAGAADTLLLDAYHPQQLGGTGQTLDWETLAQFRSPLSWLLAGGLNPDNIADALRALCPDGIDLSSGVEIEPGIKDLKRVELLFARLQAVSAERPPSVPCRGAIVKEQMISRRALPT; from the coding sequence TTGCGTGTCAAAATCTGTGGAATAACCCAACCCGAACAGGGGCGAGCGATTGCCGACCTCGGTGCGAGCGACCTCGGATTCATTTGCGTGCCCTCATCTCCCCGCTACGTGACGGTATCGCAGCTAGCCGCGATCGGTACCCAGTTGCCGGCTGGCGTCCGACGGGTGGGTGTGTTTGCCAACTCAACAGCTGACCAGATCTCTACAACGGTAAGGGCGGCGGGGTTGACTGCCGTGCAGCTCCACGGACGCGAATCCCCAGCTGACTGCCAGCATGTGCGCGCCTGCTTGCCAGACATCGAGCTGATCAAAGCGCTGCGGGTGCGATCGCCTCAGACGCTGGAGCAGGCCCAAACTTACGCAGGGGCGGCCGATACACTGCTGCTCGATGCCTATCATCCGCAACAACTCGGCGGTACGGGTCAGACGCTCGATTGGGAAACGCTTGCCCAATTTCGGTCGCCACTCTCGTGGTTGTTGGCAGGGGGTCTCAACCCCGACAACATTGCGGACGCCCTGCGCGCACTGTGCCCGGATGGGATCGACCTGTCGAGCGGCGTGGAGATCGAGCCGGGTATTAAGGACCTTAAGCGCGTAGAGTTGCTATTCGCACGGTTGCAAGCAGTGTCTGCCGAGCGCCCCCCATCCGTACCTTGTCGCGGTGCAATCGTTAAAGAGCAAATGATATCGCGGCGAGCACTGCCAACTTAA